The Pochonia chlamydosporia 170 chromosome 1, whole genome shotgun sequence genome window below encodes:
- a CDS encoding ferric-chelate reductase (similar to Beauveria bassiana ARSEF 2860 XP_008603211.1), producing the protein MAIMETTLIYSIGFGALFLLLILRLPIYHFTKAACPLILELGDFPPIHAFVKFIHRLTSEHLIYPTILRRGKYIGRWSRSDTLLLLVYFAINISCILVPLPDIDQVCRRSGTLSVVNLLLVFAAPHLSFLADLLGLSLHSCRRFHASAGSAAFLLAVCHAIFAAVAQKKLDLEKPRDLFALIAIVSLCAQLIPLALRQFNYEIALRTHQLLAFVFAYAIWRHIPPEGFFPRIYLYIGAGLFLVTCVTLSLLAFYRNNLGLSRARISYDLHTIKVRVHLRKPLKVEAGQYINLWVPGASLWSFAQTHPFAVTSWSNEPQDHLDLFIEPGGGFTKDLFGLSDYGPTTSIVFFSGPHGKQLPIHEYENIVMMATGFGIAAHLPYLRKLIHDHHSHKSPIRRIHLVWQMKQLDVGIAAEQLLNEALAEDKLDGDYILRISLYSESEDICETPFGSRATVYRGKIPLRTVFQTEIAEWRPKSRTVISVSADGAFRDDMVALLREFPHSNINLAHTEYQPL; encoded by the exons atggcaaTAATGGAAACTACACTGATTTACTCTATTGGATTCGGTGCTCTCTTTCTCCTGCTTATTCTTCGTCTCCCCATCTACCACTTTACCAAGGCTGCCTGCCCGCTAATTTTGGAGCTAGGGGACTTTCCACCAATTCATGCATTTGTTAAATTTATACACAGATTGACATCTGAACATCTCATCTATCCAACTATTTTACGCCGAGGCAAGTACATCGGCCGCTGGAGCCGCAGCGATACCTTATTGCTGCTGGTTTACTTCGCCATCAACATATCATGTATCTTGGTTCCTCTGCCCGATATTGATCAGGTTTGCCGTCGATCGGGAACACTTTCGGTCGTCAACTTACTCCTCGTTTTTGCTGCACCGCATTTGAGCTTTCTTGCTGACCTGCTTGGGCTATCGTTACACTCATGTCGACGTTTTCATGCATCTGCAGGAAGTGCGGCCTTCTTGCTTGCAGTTTGTCATGCTATTTTTGCGGCAGTTGCTCAGAAAAAACTTGATTTGGAAAAACCGCGCGATTTATTCGCGTTGATA GCGATCGTGTCACTTTGCGCCCAGCTAATTCCCTTGGCACTGCGGCAGTTCAATTACGAAATTGCTCTGCGAACTCATCAGCTCCTTGCCTTTGTATTTGCATACGCCATTTGGCGTCATATACCACCTGAAGGTTTCTTCCCGCGAATTTACCTATACATAGGAGCAGGCTTATTTCTCGTAACGTGTGTCACCTTGTCGCTGCTTGCCTTTTATCGCAACAATCTAGGTCTCTCTCGAGCTCGCATATCGTATGATCTTCACACGATCAAGGTGCGCGTACACCTTCGTAAGCCGTTAAAGGTGGAAGCTGGACAGTACATAAATCTTTGGGTGCCTGGGGCTAGTCTATGGTCCTTTGCACAAACGCATCCATTTGCAGTGACGTCTTGGTCCAACGAGCCCCAAGACCATCTGGATTTGTTCATCGAACCTGGTGGAGGGTTCACTAAGGACCTGTTCGGTCTGTCGGATTATGGCCCAACAACCAGTATTGTCTTCTTCAGTGGTCCCCACGGCAAGCAGTTGCCAATTCATGAATACGAAAACATCGTTATGATGGCCACTGGGTTCGGCATTGCTGCTCACTTGCCCTATCTTCGGAAGCTTATTCATGACCACCACAGTCACAAGTCACCAATTCGACGGATCCACCTCGTTTGGCAAATGAAACAACTTG ACGTTGGTATTGCTGCCGAGCAACTACTAAACGAAGCTTTGGCGGAGGATAAACTGGATGGAGACTAT ATCCTCCGCATCTCACTGTATTCAGAGTCGGAAGACATTTGTGAGACACCTTTTGGCAGCAGAGCCACTGTATATCGTGGTAAAATACCTCTGAGAACCGTTTTTCAGACAGAAATTGCGGAGTGGCGCCCAAAGAGTCGAACCGTGATATCGG TATCTGCCGATGGTGCTTTCCGTGACGACATGGTAGCCCTCCTGCGAGAATTCCCACATAGCAATATAAATTTGGCTCATACGGAATATCAACCCTTGTAG
- a CDS encoding basic-leucine zipper (bZIP) transcription factor (similar to Metarhizium robertsii ARSEF 23 XP_007817520.1), with product MAGETTVDPVLLDPCLQPLSPSPTNVYGNGTANASLSSLYSFSGFPFGPKLQPLSPINRVGEADGNRSPSRPEHQHDRSPSDPVTNPSTNPYSIASLTTPSDILSPEDISDEAKKTRAKKTSAKKTSAKKTSAKKTSAKKTSAKSKNETPAPTKSTMQLPSTEKAFKPSPKTRRQSRRETSKARSRSIAEPQEKKTRNLRQRSLERNRVAASRCRKRKKQWVDNLEQKKSGLESIHHELQTEYMRLLNELSLLKGHVINHARCRDANINVWINNEASKYARTLQSANRMNSIHSIQSVDGKSVDRRL from the coding sequence ATGGCGGGAGAGACCACCGTCGACCCAGTGCTACTTGACCCTTGCCTCCAACCTCTCTCTCCATCTCCGACAAATGTTTACGGCAATGGAACGGCTAATGCATCGCTCTCATCGCTCTATTCGTTCTCGGGATTTCCATTCGgccccaaactccaacctcTTTCCCCAATAAACCGAGTTGGGGAAGCAGACGGGAATCGGTCCCCTTCAAGGCCGGAACATCAGCATGATCGGAGCCCATCGGATCCGGTTACCAACCCTTCAACTAACCCTTACAGCATTGCCAGTCTAACCACGCCGTCAGATATACTTTCCCCAGAGGATATATCTGATGaagcaaagaaaacaagagCAAAGAAAACAAGCGCAAAGAAAACAAGCGCAAAGAAAACAAGCGCAAAGAAAACAAGCGCAAAGAAAACAAGCGCAAAGTCAAAGAATGAAACGCCAGCACCGACTAAGTCAACAATGCAATTGCCATCTACCGAAAAGGCGTTTAAACCCTCCCCAAAAACACGACGACAGTCGAGACGAGAAACAAGTAAGGCCCGCAGCCGGTCAATTGCGGAGCcgcaagaaaagaaaacaaggaATCTTCGCCAAAGATCGCTCGAAAGAAACCGTGTGGCCGCCTCAAGATGTCGAAAACGCAAGAAGCAGTGGGTTGACAACCTAGAACAAAAAAAATCTGGGCTAGAATCTATCCACCATGAGCTTCAGACGGAGTACATGAGGCTTCTCAACGAGTTGTCTCTGCTGAAGGGCCACGTTATAAACCATGCCCGCTGCCGGGACGCAAATATTAATGTTTGGATAAACAACGAGGCTTCGAAATACGCTCGCACTCTACAATCCGCAAACCGCATGAATAGCATTCACTCTATACAAAGTGTGGACGGTAAGTCAGTAGACCGCAGGCTGTAA
- a CDS encoding RNase H domain-containing protein, translating to MVYIMEIYTDGGCRGNGQPGAIGAAAAAFKKRNGTYDAWTTSLPRYPPPTNQRAEVKAIIVALEQALEKFEELDTNPYLNVKIYSDSRYAINLRMAAKIQAEEDE from the exons ATGGTTTACATCATGGAAATCTATACCGACGGTGGCTGTAGAGGCAATGGACAACCGGGAGCAATAggtgccgctgccgctgctttcaagaaaagaaatgGAACGTACGATGCATGGACAACATCGTTACCCCGATATCCGCCACCCACAAACCAGCGGGCCGAAGTCAAAGCCATCATCGTGGCCCTGGAGCAAGCCCTGGAAAAGTTTGAAGAGCTAGACACAAATCCATATCTAAATGTCAAGATCTATTCGGATTCCAGATATGCGATTAACT TGAGAATGGCCGCCAAGAttcaagctgaagaagacgaaTGA
- a CDS encoding C6 transcription factor (similar to Metarhizium acridum CQMa 102 XP_007814461.1), whose amino-acid sequence MVITMSSYKRLLPREVGSRRSDGNADPSTTLTDADRPASPPRVCFVNTVACGQCRQKKCGGQRPICDRCARNGIDCHYDANIGESRASTLRKRYGALDREVGQLREENRHFKKLYSLIRTGTENETLKVLSNIRSSSNYIAIAVPRLLGQGDTTLAGPTASSSSVKENDETSVKTFNAFVADIQALPWTVVAGNDVVSELISQYFTFDYLYVFPAIPRSIFIYEMNSGDPAASTACTPLLVNAICFLSPKESFGLTPREDMAEQFLREANTLLQKETKRDSLPTCPATCLIHAAVAVKDEASGDVFAKVVFT is encoded by the exons ATGGTCATTACGATGTCCTCTTACAAGCGCTTGTTACCTCGCGAGGTCGGCTCTCGAAGATCTGATGGCAACGCAGACCCCAGTACTACCTTAACTGACGCTGACCGGCCTGCTTCACCTCCACGTGTTTGTTTTGTCAACACCGTGGCTTGCGGACAGTGCCGCCAAAAAAAG TGTGGAGGACAGAGACCAATTTGCGACCGTTGTGCCCGGAATGGTATCGACTGCCACTATGATGCTAACATAGGCGAATCCCGGgcttcaacattgaggaAAAGGTACGGCGCACTTGATAGGGAAGTTGGGCAGCTGAGGGAGGAAAACCGTCATTTCAAAAAGCTCTACAGCTTGATCCGCACGGGGACCGAGAACGAAACATTAAAAGTCCTCTCAAACATCAGATCTAGTAGCAATTACATTGCAATTGCTGTACCGAGGTTATTGGGCCAAGGCGACACTACGCTGGCTGGGCCTACAGCATCTTCCAGTTCGgtcaaagaaaatgacgaAACTTCAGTCAAAACATTCAATGCTTTTGTTGCCGACATTCAAGCATTACCCTGGACTGTCGTCGCGGGGAACGATGTGGTTTCGGAACTTATATCCCAATACTTTACTTTCGACTATTTATATGTTTTTCCCGCGATACCACGCTCTATATTTATTTATGAAATGAACAGTGGGGATCCCGCTGCGTCAACTGCATGTACCCCGTTGCTTGTGAACGCCATATGT TTTCTGTCTCCGAAAGAGTCTTTCGGCCTTACACCACGTGAGGACATGGCTGAACAGTTCCTACGAGAGGCAAATACTTTACTCCAAAAGGAAACGAAGCGAGACtctttgccaacttgcccagCTACTTGCCTGATTCatgctgccgttgccgtcaAAGACGAGGCCAGCGGTGACGTGTTTGCCAAAGTAGTTTTCACATGA
- a CDS encoding fungal zn(2)-Cys(6) binuclear cluster domain-containing protein: MQRRMRTLLPAPIRSPDDPHAETTAESSAQKKRRSGVSIACNFCRNRKSACDGKQPACTPCFRRGIVCTYVTKSANETYMEALKRQNEALRSNEYALLEILDLLKSDSDERSMTLVRKLKASNETDTTTLLEQLKQDVTAGDGSILDQLEVTNSAGATSQSSAEINLMLRHPVAYPALAQVDLPSKFLHPLPIRLAKVYCNGNALLGSGREGLKPIPTLGFQTPEGPSATMLEESPSPYCDNRLANLRIIQWTSVPVTDEFAAGAISLFLKTDHPILGIFDAELFIRDLIEPRLRFCSPLLVNSLLYWACQAYASFEPRAIAYSEAFFNEADSLWSVESQNDSLNAVAASQFLSLGSVYYGKNAGLSYWSQGIQMAQRMKLFGVPDTVTEQTLSTQPHEWVQAMSHTAWGAYNWAAMRSLQFQEQDLSIRYPPTLAIPGLRGGGLESDNTARQIHSHPLPSYTGDSFPALCELWSMASQWILLCYKDGDSSTASRVSQEYAECMFQNLLSWSDKLPNSLARGDESTDHSLIIHIFRPFTITALGVATKGHTTHTDPIGPFTASLKQLKHLVRIFDCRYPSSTYSILWHVALLQVANAMVNEVDDPDSLGYFLLCVACYRDLFTSYRVVYSIVKGLLSMARRKGAMSALTAQLVLEQLQKNGKHHTALDNIRATFVVDLDLALTDTRAAQAEALANDFDAMAIFDVLTVSTDYIASSSADTRGHNQQDIIDGS; the protein is encoded by the exons ATGCAGAGGAGAATGAGAACACTGCTCCCTGCGCCAATCAGGTCACCGGACGACCCACACGCAGAGACGACAGCCGAATCCAGCGCGCAAAAGAAGAGGCGAAGCGGAGTAAGCATCGCCTGCAATTTCTGCAGAAACCGAAAATCTGCT TGCGATGGTAAACAGCCAGCATGTACACCATGCTTTAGACGCGGGATTGTATGCACCTACGTTACTAAATCCGCCAACGAAACATACATGGAGGCTTTAAAGCGACAGAACGAGGCATTAAGATCAAATGAATATGCGTTATTAGAGATTTTAGACCTTCTGAAGTCTGATTCAGACGAAAGATCAATGACTTTAGTTCGCAAGTTGAAGGCATCCAATGAGACAGATACTACCACTCTTCTGGAACAGTTGAAGCAAGATGTGACAGCAGGAGACGGGAGTATCCTGGATCAACTTGAGGTAACAAACAGTGCAGGTGCAACTTCGCAATCGAGTGCCGAGATCAATCTCATGCTTCGTCATCCAGTAGCATATCCTGCTCTGGCTCAGGTCGATTTGCCCTCCAAGTTTCTACACCCATTGCCGATTCGGTTAGCGAAAGTATACTGTAACGGAAATGCACTACTTGG ATCCGGTAGGGAGGGCCTTAAGCCTATTCCCACACTAGGCTTCCAAACTCCTGAAGGTCCCTCCGCTACGATGTTGGAAGAAAGCCCATCGCCGTACTGCGATAACCGGCTGGCGAATTTAAGGATCATCCAATGGACTTCAGTCCCTGTAACTGACGAGTTCGCTGCGGGCGCCATATCTCTCTTCCTTAAAACAGATCACCCAATTCTCGGGATATTCGACGCAGAGCTCTTCATAAGGGACCTAATCGAACCGCGCCTTCGATTTTGCTCCCCACTCTTGGTGAATTCTCTTCTCTACTGGGCCTGT CAAGCTTATGCGTCGTTTGAGCCGCGAGCTATCGCGTACAGTGAAGCGTTCTTCAACGAGGCCGATAGTCTCTGGTCAGTCGAATCGCAAAACGACTCTCTTAACGCCGTCGCTGCTTCCCAGTTTCTGAGCTTAGGGTCAGTCTATTATGGTAAGAACGCTGGTTTGTCATATTGGAGTCAAGGAATTCAGATGGCGCAACGCATGAAGCTCTTCGGAGTGCCCGATACGGTCACGGAACAAACACTAAGCACGCAACCGCACGAATGGGTACAGGCCATGTCGCACACGGCCTGGGGAGCTTATAATTGGGCTGC AATGCGATCCTTACAATTTCAGGAACAGGATCTGTCAATTCGCTATCCACCTACATTGGCAATACCCGGATTGAGAGGCGGTGGCCTCGAATCCGACAACACGGCTAGGCAGATTCATTCGCATCCTCTCCCTTCCTATACGGGGGATTCATTCCCCGCGTTATGTGAGCTTTGGTCTATGGCAAGTCAATGGATTCTATTATGTTATAAGGATGGAGATAGCTCGACTGCCAGTAGAGTATCTCAAGAGTATGCTGAGTGCATGTTTCAGAATCTTTTGAGCTGGTCGGACAAACTACCCAACTCACTAGCTCGCGGTGACGAAAGCACTGATCACAGCCTAATAATCCA TATATTCCGACCATTCACTATAACTGCACTAGGAGTCGCTACGAAGGGTCACACGACGCACACCGATCCCATTGGGCCTTTTACAGCATCGTTAAAACAACTGAAACACCTGGTTCGAATTTTCGACTGCAGGTATCCATCATCTACCTATAGCATTCTATGGCATGTTGCTTTGCTACAGGTCGCTAATGCTATGGTCAACGAGGTAGATGACCCGGATAGTCTTGGCTATTTTCTGCTGTGTGTCGCATGTTATCGAGATCTCTTTACTTCATACCGCGTTGTTTACTCCATTGTAAAGGGGTTGCTCTCAATGGCGCGAAGAAAGGGTGCTATGTCTGCCTTAACAGCCCAGTTAGTGCTTGAACAACTGCAAAAAAATGGCAAGCATCATACAGCCCTCGACAATATCCGAGCCACATTTGTGGTTGACTTGGACCTAGCTCTTACTGATACGCGCGCCGCCCAGGCGGAAGCACTTGCCAACGATTTTGACGCTATGGCTATTTTTGACGTGCTGACTGTTTCTACCGATTACattgcctcatcatctgccgaCACACGTGGCCACAATCAGCAAGACATAATCGACGGAAGTTAA